The sequence CTAAAAGTTGTTATTTTTGATATTCCGGAAAAACAGAAGCACAAAAGGGAATGGCTGCGCGGTCAACTGCAGGATTTAGGGTTTAAGATGATTCAGAAGAGTGTTTGGATGGGGAAGAGAAAATT comes from Parcubacteria group bacterium and encodes:
- the cas2 gene encoding CRISPR-associated endonuclease Cas2 translates to LKVVIFDIPEKQKHKREWLRGQLQDLGFKMIQKSVWMGKRKFPKEFLEDIRDLKLLAYVEIFSVTKTGSMRPLR